A window of the Parabacteroides merdae ATCC 43184 genome harbors these coding sequences:
- a CDS encoding trypsin-like peptidase domain-containing protein, with amino-acid sequence MAKHLIIIIYFGLCLFLGVSVKAQISHGGQPLPLTATKSLTEDMFITMPPFDLAEQLRLDSLEATGLRNGFRFAYKFVTDYTPENSGVHFTLSDGTKVWRLGIRSEGALSLNIMFSKYHLPEGARVFLYNSDQSEVLGSFNHLNNSERGILPVASIQGDELIIEYQEPAKTAFSGKLAVGEVNHGYRNLRLSEPQPDFAAFRCMPVIACYQDSTTRYDAIERSVVLMIINGTTGCTGTLVNNTANDGKPYLLTASHCLNNQFQIKNPDYEEVAGNIVCYFNYNSPQCSPVEPGRTDQTIASAHFRAVNESTDMALLELQDTPPADYRAYYAGWNALDAGTAPYTCIHHPGGSLKRLNLAEGNVELTTYKIQVTDFNENSHWKVARWATGCTAGGSSGSPLFDSDNRIIGGLTGGASSCLNPVEDFFFSIQKSWSEPADSSKQLKYWLDPIGVTARSCNGMDPNEGSGTANEHIEAATDVSLSVDRYRHTIHIDFAVPVSRASLTFVSLTGKAIRNYSITGQQTTLPIGSIPAGIYIVKIVYNNKLYTQKALF; translated from the coding sequence ATGGCAAAGCATCTTATTATTATAATATATTTCGGATTATGCCTGTTTCTCGGTGTTTCCGTCAAGGCACAGATCAGTCACGGAGGACAGCCACTCCCTCTCACGGCCACCAAAAGCCTGACAGAGGATATGTTTATTACAATGCCCCCATTCGACCTGGCGGAACAGCTCCGGCTCGATTCGCTAGAAGCAACCGGCCTACGGAATGGATTCCGCTTTGCCTATAAGTTCGTGACAGACTATACGCCGGAGAATTCCGGAGTCCATTTCACCCTGTCCGACGGGACAAAGGTCTGGCGACTCGGGATACGTTCCGAAGGTGCGCTCTCCCTCAATATAATGTTCAGTAAATACCATCTGCCCGAAGGCGCACGCGTATTCCTGTACAATAGCGACCAATCGGAAGTCTTGGGCTCGTTCAACCACCTGAACAATTCGGAACGTGGTATTCTGCCCGTGGCCTCGATCCAGGGAGACGAGTTGATCATCGAATACCAAGAACCGGCGAAAACCGCTTTCTCTGGAAAACTCGCGGTCGGCGAGGTGAACCACGGCTATCGAAACCTCAGACTCTCGGAACCGCAGCCCGACTTTGCGGCTTTCAGATGTATGCCGGTCATCGCCTGCTACCAGGATTCGACAACCCGTTACGACGCTATCGAACGCAGCGTAGTCCTGATGATTATCAACGGGACGACCGGTTGCACGGGAACGCTTGTCAACAACACGGCTAACGACGGAAAACCTTACCTCCTTACAGCCTCGCATTGCTTGAATAACCAGTTCCAGATCAAAAACCCAGATTATGAAGAGGTGGCAGGCAATATTGTCTGTTACTTCAATTACAACAGCCCCCAATGCAGTCCGGTTGAACCTGGACGTACTGACCAGACAATCGCTTCGGCCCATTTCCGGGCTGTGAATGAATCAACGGATATGGCATTACTGGAATTGCAGGACACACCACCCGCCGATTACCGAGCCTATTATGCCGGCTGGAACGCTCTGGATGCGGGGACAGCTCCTTATACGTGTATCCACCATCCGGGTGGATCGCTCAAGAGGCTTAACCTCGCCGAAGGAAACGTAGAGCTGACGACCTATAAAATACAGGTTACCGACTTCAATGAAAATTCACACTGGAAGGTAGCCCGTTGGGCGACAGGATGTACAGCCGGAGGCTCGTCCGGTTCTCCCCTTTTTGATAGCGACAACCGGATCATCGGAGGCTTGACAGGCGGTGCTTCCAGCTGTCTCAATCCGGTCGAAGACTTCTTTTTCTCCATACAAAAAAGCTGGTCCGAACCGGCCGATAGTAGCAAGCAGCTCAAATACTGGCTCGATCCTATCGGAGTAACAGCTCGCAGTTGCAACGGAATGGATCCGAACGAAGGAAGCGGAACGGCCAACGAGCACATAGAAGCGGCAACGGATGTCAGCCTGTCTGTCGACAGATACCGGCATACGATCCACATCGACTTTGCAGTTCCCGTCAGCCGGGCCTCCCTCACCTTCGTTTCGCTCACAGGAAAGGCTATACGCAATTATTCCATCACCGGGCAACAAACGACCTTGCCGATTGGTTCGATCCCGGCCGGCATATATATTGTGAAAATTGTTTACAATAACAAACTTTATACTCAAAAAGCCCTGTTTTGA